One stretch of Chryseobacterium sp. LJ668 DNA includes these proteins:
- a CDS encoding sugar transferase, producing the protein MDIIIALSIIIFFFPLFLLIFIFVKIDSPGNFFFFQERLGYQGKVFKIYKIRTMFDKERVPDREILKNDIEVTKVGYYLRRFKIDELPQIINVFKGDMSLVGPRPCLPKQLAEFNEDGKKRIEVLPGLTGLSQVNGNIHLSWQERWKYDREYVENISFLLDMKIVFKTFLILINGEDKYLKSPDV; encoded by the coding sequence TTGGATATAATAATAGCTCTTTCTATCATTATATTCTTTTTTCCATTGTTTTTGCTTATTTTTATTTTCGTCAAAATAGATAGCCCCGGAAATTTTTTCTTCTTTCAGGAAAGACTTGGTTATCAAGGAAAAGTCTTTAAGATCTATAAAATTAGAACGATGTTCGATAAAGAAAGAGTTCCAGACCGTGAAATTTTAAAAAATGATATCGAGGTTACCAAGGTTGGATATTATTTAAGGCGCTTTAAGATTGATGAACTTCCACAAATTATCAATGTTTTTAAAGGAGATATGTCTTTGGTTGGGCCTCGTCCTTGTCTTCCAAAGCAGTTGGCAGAGTTCAACGAAGATGGAAAAAAACGTATAGAAGTTCTCCCAGGATTAACCGGATTATCTCAGGTAAATGGAAATATTCATTTGTCTTGGCAAGAAAGATGGAAGTATGACAGAGAATATGTAGAAAATATAAGTTTCTTATTAGATATGAAAATAGTATTTAAAACATTTCTTATACTTATTAACGGAGAAGACAAATATTTAAAAAGCCCGGATGTATAA
- a CDS encoding formyltransferase family protein has translation MYKILVIGAVNSTAQIIRKLAEYNFEIVGVMGNEPKDINKVSGWVDLSALSLSLAIDYKGFTKINDQENLLWATDRKPDIIFAVGFSQLLQEEWFSISKLGCIGFHPTKLPLGRGRAPLAWITLEQSYGSATFFLMGKGADDGPVFSQSIFKVEENDDARAVEEKILTNIDLALDHWLPELKKGFWNPIPQCEHLASYYGIRKPEDGLINWNDDAHYINRLVKAASRPHPGAYTYFKDEKLFIWSCHLEKDIQFKGVIGRVLLKAENGELLIQSGEGLLWIEEYILEDDSSANIKVGDKLGYNIEDEIYNIKTILKQLQSE, from the coding sequence ATGTATAAAATATTAGTAATAGGAGCTGTAAACTCTACTGCACAGATTATCAGAAAGCTTGCTGAATATAATTTTGAAATTGTAGGAGTTATGGGTAATGAGCCAAAAGATATAAACAAGGTATCAGGTTGGGTAGATTTATCTGCATTATCTTTATCTCTTGCTATTGATTATAAAGGTTTTACCAAAATTAATGATCAGGAAAATCTTTTATGGGCCACAGATCGAAAACCGGATATTATTTTTGCCGTTGGGTTTTCACAGCTTTTACAAGAAGAATGGTTCTCTATTTCAAAATTAGGTTGCATAGGCTTTCATCCTACAAAACTTCCGCTTGGTAGAGGGAGAGCACCTTTAGCTTGGATTACTTTGGAACAGTCTTATGGCTCGGCAACTTTTTTTTTAATGGGAAAAGGTGCTGATGACGGACCCGTCTTTTCACAGTCGATCTTTAAAGTTGAAGAAAATGATGATGCAAGAGCTGTTGAAGAGAAAATTCTTACAAATATTGATTTAGCATTAGATCATTGGCTCCCAGAGTTGAAAAAAGGATTTTGGAACCCTATTCCTCAATGCGAACATTTAGCATCTTACTACGGAATAAGAAAACCAGAAGACGGACTGATTAATTGGAATGATGATGCTCATTATATTAACCGTTTAGTAAAAGCTGCATCAAGACCACATCCGGGAGCATACACTTATTTTAAAGACGAAAAACTATTTATCTGGTCTTGTCATTTAGAAAAAGATATCCAATTTAAAGGAGTTATTGGTAGGGTTTTGCTTAAAGCAGAAAATGGTGAACTTTTGATTCAGAGCGGAGAAGGGCTTCTGTGGATTGAAGAGTATATATTAGAAGACGACTCTAGTGCTAATATCAAGGTTGGAGATAAGTTGGGTTATAATATAGAGGATGAAATTTACAATATAAAAACAATCTTAAAACAATTACAAAGTGAATAA
- a CDS encoding PIG-L deacetylase family protein, protein MNKVIVVAPHADDEIIGCGATIAKHISEGDDVYVIVATNAAIGAPELFSQDIIDLVRTEAINAHQFLGVKETFFLEFPAPALNAFPEYKISLEISKIFERIKPTHLYLPHAGDIHQDHKAIYRASLVAARPQGEHKIYNIYCYETLSETEWTPMQEKAFVPNHFVNVSNVFSKKIEAMKFFGSQIKEFPHSRSIDAFEALAMYRGSTIGVERAEAFVVERQIVL, encoded by the coding sequence GTGAATAAAGTAATAGTAGTTGCCCCTCATGCGGATGATGAGATTATTGGGTGTGGTGCAACAATTGCAAAGCATATTAGTGAAGGTGATGATGTATATGTGATTGTCGCAACAAATGCCGCAATTGGGGCACCAGAATTATTTTCGCAAGATATCATAGATTTGGTTAGAACTGAAGCGATTAATGCTCATCAATTTCTAGGAGTTAAAGAAACATTTTTTTTAGAATTTCCGGCTCCGGCACTAAATGCTTTTCCCGAATATAAAATTTCCCTTGAGATTTCAAAGATTTTTGAAAGAATAAAACCTACACACCTATATCTACCACATGCGGGTGATATTCATCAGGATCATAAAGCGATTTATAGAGCTAGTCTGGTTGCTGCACGACCCCAAGGTGAACATAAAATTTACAATATTTACTGTTATGAAACGCTATCTGAAACAGAATGGACACCAATGCAGGAGAAAGCTTTTGTACCTAATCATTTTGTAAATGTTTCTAATGTCTTTTCAAAAAAAATAGAGGCAATGAAATTTTTTGGTTCACAGATCAAAGAATTTCCTCATTCTAGGTCTATAGATGCATTTGAAGCGTTGGCGATGTATAGGGGTTCTACGATTGGTGTTGAAAGAGCAGAGGCATTTGTTGTTGAGCGTCAGATAGTTTTGTAA
- a CDS encoding ATP-grasp domain-containing protein translates to MESKNIFVTGAGALLGQGILRMLQLCDFEKKIYTGDPDARSTGHWLGDHALYVPKASDDNYISAVKKIVEKYNIDAILVGTDTELVKLAEVHDEFLENYNCKIVVSNSNVIKISNDKFLTAEFLKENNFPYPVSKMANSMEDLLALERELGLPLFAKPIDGARSLGLVKINTHQDLVDIYDEKSNLVVQQFLPDTEGEYTSGCIVLNGKCVSIVSLKRDLRDGNTYRTYRDESTSQYDHIISKIAEVLKPDGPVNFQFRILNGEPVIFEINGRFSGTTPLRYFYGINEVEIILNYYLYGKIPVNTQLKSGVVMRAWSDLFIENEEMEKFNHDKELESPKAHFYNFNLKS, encoded by the coding sequence ATGGAAAGTAAAAACATATTCGTTACCGGAGCAGGGGCCTTGTTGGGGCAAGGAATTTTAAGAATGTTGCAATTGTGCGATTTTGAAAAAAAAATTTATACTGGAGATCCAGACGCGAGATCAACTGGACATTGGCTGGGAGATCACGCTTTATATGTTCCTAAAGCCTCTGATGATAACTATATATCAGCAGTAAAGAAAATTGTAGAAAAATATAACATCGATGCAATTCTGGTAGGAACAGATACAGAGTTAGTGAAACTAGCTGAAGTTCATGACGAATTTCTGGAAAATTACAATTGTAAAATTGTCGTAAGTAATTCTAATGTAATCAAAATATCAAATGACAAATTTTTGACAGCAGAGTTTCTTAAAGAAAACAACTTTCCTTACCCTGTTTCCAAAATGGCAAATTCGATGGAAGATTTGTTAGCACTTGAGAGAGAATTAGGACTTCCGTTATTTGCAAAACCTATTGATGGAGCAAGATCTTTAGGTTTGGTAAAAATAAATACTCATCAAGATTTGGTAGATATTTATGATGAAAAAAGTAATCTTGTTGTGCAGCAGTTTTTACCTGATACGGAAGGAGAATACACTTCAGGTTGTATCGTGCTGAACGGTAAATGCGTTTCAATCGTAAGCCTAAAACGAGATTTAAGAGATGGAAATACATACAGAACATATAGGGATGAAAGTACTTCTCAGTATGATCATATAATTTCTAAAATCGCAGAAGTTTTAAAACCTGATGGTCCTGTAAACTTCCAATTCAGAATTTTGAACGGTGAACCTGTTATTTTTGAAATCAATGGCAGATTCAGCGGGACAACACCGTTAAGATATTTCTACGGGATAAATGAAGTCGAAATTATATTAAATTATTATTTATATGGAAAAATTCCTGTCAACACGCAATTGAAATCAGGAGTTGTTATGAGAGCATGGTCAGATCTTTTTATTGAAAATGAAGAAATGGAAAAATTCAATCATGATAAAGAATTGGAATCTCCGAAAGCACACTTTTACAACTTTAATTTAAAATCTTAA
- a CDS encoding NAD-dependent epimerase/dehydratase family protein, whose protein sequence is MASKCAVVGANGFLGAVLTKKLIEKNYSVTAVYNNGYSNINAETEKLNIVDFIKSKDQFDFIFLSLGNYKCNHQELIEINNIIQTILENNNSAKIIFISSTNVYGIHKEVIDANSAFNNPTLYPLSKLAGEFIVSAHEKYAILRLTYLYGKNLNNGSFLPNVIKKSIETGEIVLFGDGSRKQDYLHVDDAGELCVKAMESKENGIYIGASGISTSNSKIAEIVSAKHTSTIKYVGEELGSSFYFDIKETQERLQWNPEIDIVKGINEMIS, encoded by the coding sequence ATGGCTTCAAAATGTGCTGTTGTAGGAGCAAATGGTTTTTTAGGTGCAGTTTTGACCAAAAAACTTATTGAGAAAAATTACTCTGTAACCGCGGTTTATAATAACGGGTACTCCAATATAAATGCTGAAACAGAAAAACTCAATATTGTTGATTTTATAAAGAGTAAAGATCAATTTGATTTTATTTTTTTGTCACTGGGAAATTATAAATGCAATCATCAGGAATTAATAGAAATAAATAATATCATTCAGACCATTTTAGAAAACAATAATTCTGCTAAAATTATATTCATCTCGAGTACTAATGTTTATGGCATTCATAAAGAAGTCATTGATGCAAATTCTGCTTTTAATAATCCCACCCTTTATCCGTTATCAAAATTAGCGGGTGAATTTATTGTTTCAGCACATGAAAAATATGCCATATTGAGACTGACCTATCTTTATGGTAAAAATCTTAACAATGGTTCTTTTTTGCCGAATGTCATTAAAAAATCTATAGAAACAGGAGAAATTGTTTTATTTGGAGATGGCAGCCGCAAACAAGACTATCTGCACGTTGATGATGCAGGAGAATTATGTGTAAAAGCTATGGAAAGTAAAGAAAACGGAATATATATTGGCGCTTCAGGAATTTCGACATCCAATAGTAAAATTGCGGAAATTGTTTCAGCAAAACATACTTCAACAATAAAATATGTGGGCGAAGAATTAGGAAGTTCTTTTTATTTTGATATAAAAGAAACTCAGGAAAGACTTCAATGGAATCCTGAAATTGATATTGTTAAAGGAATTAACGAAATGATTTCATAA
- a CDS encoding metallophosphoesterase family protein, whose product MKILVFGDVHGNLIALEELFRLEKGNYDRFVCHGDIVNYGPWTNECIEFLSYQENGIFLKGNHEEYYLEKYYPGSNEVAKSFFEFCYPQFNNKLLPVISKFEDSLSIGDFNIKHSIDGLYIFEDTNIEYLDFENNSIVGHSHQQFHRIIDDKNLYNTGSLGQNRALLDVANYLIIDTDTNNVELKSFIFDIQKVISKMEELKYPFICLNYYKSKNTVNK is encoded by the coding sequence ATGAAAATTCTTGTTTTTGGTGATGTACACGGAAATTTAATTGCTTTAGAAGAGCTTTTTAGGCTTGAAAAAGGTAATTATGACAGGTTTGTGTGTCATGGTGATATCGTCAATTATGGTCCGTGGACGAACGAGTGTATAGAATTTTTATCATACCAAGAAAATGGAATTTTTTTAAAAGGTAATCATGAAGAATATTATCTTGAAAAATACTATCCTGGTTCCAATGAAGTGGCAAAATCTTTTTTTGAATTCTGCTATCCTCAGTTTAATAATAAACTTTTACCAGTTATTTCTAAATTTGAAGATAGTCTTTCGATTGGGGATTTTAATATAAAACATTCTATTGATGGTTTGTATATTTTTGAAGACACCAATATAGAATACTTAGATTTTGAGAATAATTCCATCGTTGGTCATTCTCATCAGCAATTTCACAGAATAATAGATGATAAAAACTTATATAATACGGGCAGTTTAGGACAAAACAGAGCACTTCTTGATGTGGCAAACTATCTTATTATTGATACTGACACAAATAATGTAGAATTGAAATCTTTCATTTTTGATATTCAAAAAGTTATTTCTAAAATGGAAGAATTGAAATACCCTTTTATTTGTTTAAATTATTATAAATCAAAAAATACAGTTAATAAATAA
- a CDS encoding aminotransferase class I/II-fold pyridoxal phosphate-dependent enzyme — MQDKIWLSSPHMGGTELKYVHEAFDANWVAPLGPNVDGFEKDLENFLKNTDVKVAVLSAGTAALHLALIQCGVQYGDEVICQSMTFSASANPIAYCGATPVFIDSEKDTWNMCPVALEEAIQDRISKGKKPKAIIVVHLYGMPAKMDEILAVAEKFEIPVIEDAAEALGSTYKGKACGTFGRFGILSFNGNKIITTSGGGALVCHNQEDKDKAVFLSTQARDNAPHYQHSHIGYNYRMSNIVAGIGRGQMEVLNDRVAARRKMHDFYADIFKNIDGVEVFSEPTDDYFSNHWLSAILVDVAKTGITREDLRLAFLEDNIESRPLWKPMHMQPVFADAPYYGVNIAENLFENGLCLPSGSNLSDNDRERINKIIQQIFS; from the coding sequence ATGCAAGATAAAATATGGCTCTCCTCACCTCACATGGGAGGAACCGAACTAAAATACGTACACGAAGCATTTGATGCCAATTGGGTAGCACCATTAGGTCCGAACGTAGACGGCTTCGAAAAAGATTTAGAAAACTTTTTAAAGAATACCGACGTAAAAGTTGCAGTACTCTCAGCAGGAACAGCAGCTTTACATTTAGCGTTAATTCAGTGTGGAGTACAATATGGTGATGAGGTAATCTGTCAGTCAATGACGTTTTCTGCTTCGGCAAATCCTATCGCGTATTGTGGTGCAACCCCTGTTTTTATAGATTCGGAAAAAGATACCTGGAATATGTGTCCGGTTGCGTTGGAAGAGGCAATACAGGACAGGATTTCGAAAGGTAAAAAACCTAAAGCAATCATTGTCGTTCATTTGTATGGAATGCCTGCTAAAATGGATGAAATACTGGCAGTTGCTGAAAAATTTGAGATTCCGGTGATTGAAGATGCGGCTGAAGCATTAGGTTCTACTTATAAAGGGAAAGCGTGCGGAACTTTCGGTCGTTTTGGTATTTTATCATTTAACGGGAATAAAATCATCACCACTTCAGGAGGCGGCGCGCTGGTTTGTCACAATCAGGAAGATAAAGATAAAGCGGTTTTCCTTTCTACTCAGGCTAGAGATAATGCTCCTCATTATCAGCATTCTCACATTGGGTACAACTACAGAATGAGCAATATCGTTGCAGGAATAGGGCGCGGACAAATGGAAGTTTTGAATGACAGAGTAGCAGCCCGCAGGAAAATGCACGACTTTTACGCAGATATTTTTAAAAATATTGATGGAGTTGAAGTGTTTTCAGAGCCTACAGATGATTATTTTTCTAACCATTGGCTTTCTGCAATTCTCGTAGACGTTGCTAAAACAGGCATTACCCGTGAAGATCTTCGTCTTGCATTTTTAGAAGATAATATAGAATCTCGACCTTTGTGGAAGCCGATGCACATGCAGCCGGTATTTGCCGATGCACCCTATTATGGTGTAAACATAGCAGAAAACTTATTTGAAAACGGCTTGTGTCTTCCGTCAGGTTCTAATCTTTCGGATAATGATAGAGAAAGAATTAATAAAATAATACAACAAATATTCTCTTAA
- a CDS encoding sugar transferase — protein MDYGISFLVIIILLPVFLIITILSSWDTGFPGIFSQKRIGLHGKIFVIYKLRTHHPKTSQKSSIGKWLRKTKLDELPQFFNILKGDMSLVGPRPDVPGYYDELKGEDRKVLCLKPGITSEAGIKFRNEEIILNQQKNPLKYNDEILFPEKVKMNLNYYHQMSFKKDAQILLKTFFVLSK, from the coding sequence ATGGACTATGGAATAAGCTTCTTGGTAATAATTATTTTATTGCCGGTTTTCTTGATCATTACCATTTTGTCTTCATGGGACACCGGTTTTCCCGGTATTTTTAGTCAGAAAAGAATCGGCCTCCACGGAAAGATTTTTGTAATCTATAAGTTAAGAACACATCATCCTAAAACGTCTCAAAAATCAAGCATTGGAAAGTGGCTCAGAAAGACTAAACTGGATGAGCTTCCTCAATTTTTCAATATCTTAAAAGGCGATATGTCTCTGGTAGGCCCGAGACCGGATGTACCGGGATATTATGATGAATTAAAGGGAGAAGATCGTAAGGTGCTGTGTCTGAAGCCAGGTATTACCAGTGAAGCAGGAATTAAATTCCGAAATGAAGAAATCATTCTTAACCAACAAAAAAATCCGCTGAAATATAATGATGAAATACTTTTCCCAGAAAAAGTAAAGATGAATCTAAATTATTATCATCAGATGTCTTTTAAAAAAGATGCACAGATTTTGCTTAAGACTTTTTTTGTTTTAAGTAAATAA
- a CDS encoding DUF3575 domain-containing protein: MQSLSKIIITVFIFFFLNISAQTEIKVNALFVPVGMINIAVEKSLSKKISLQAEAFVSPWKSFGGKNLQIYMGTLEGRYYFKEMMKGWYIGAYGSVAAYNIQKWNYFKATSVPNEDGSPQLLPDGSVRVTERYQKGLALIIGVSGGYHFTVNENLGIDVYAGVGTTQSIYRGYLKDNNERYDGAENWNKSGELIPTRGGVMLTYKFD, encoded by the coding sequence ATGCAGTCCTTATCTAAAATTATTATTACCGTCTTCATTTTCTTTTTTCTGAATATCAGTGCCCAGACAGAAATAAAAGTAAATGCTCTTTTTGTACCTGTTGGAATGATCAACATTGCAGTGGAGAAATCTTTGAGTAAAAAAATTTCCCTGCAGGCAGAAGCTTTTGTTTCACCATGGAAATCATTTGGCGGAAAAAATCTGCAGATATATATGGGAACATTAGAAGGAAGGTATTATTTTAAAGAAATGATGAAAGGCTGGTATATTGGAGCGTACGGATCGGTCGCAGCTTACAATATTCAAAAGTGGAATTATTTTAAAGCAACTTCAGTTCCCAATGAAGACGGAAGCCCGCAGCTCCTTCCCGATGGAAGTGTACGTGTCACAGAGAGATATCAAAAAGGTTTAGCTTTGATAATAGGTGTAAGTGGTGGCTATCACTTCACTGTCAATGAGAATTTAGGAATTGACGTATACGCCGGAGTCGGAACAACCCAATCGATATATAGAGGTTATTTGAAGGACAATAATGAGCGATATGACGGTGCCGAAAATTGGAACAAAAGTGGAGAACTTATTCCTACAAGAGGAGGTGTGATGTTGACGTATAAATTTGATTAA